The genomic DNA GCCCTGCTGCTGCCGACGGTCAAGAACCGCTGCGACGGCGCGGGGCACTTCCCGCAGCGCCCTGGCCTGCCCGCCTACCTGCCGGCGAACGGCGGCACTCTCACCACCCTCGCGCTGATGGCAGCAGGCTGGGACGAGGGCCCGAGCACGCCGGGGCTGCCCGCGCGGTGGGATGCCCGGTTCGAGGGGATCCTGCCGCTGCCGGCGCCGATCCGGGACGACTGAGCAGTCGGGCAGGCCCGGTCGCCACGTCTCGTTCACCTTCGCGCCACCCCGCCTGGCTAGCGTGCCCTGCACCGGCGGAGCTCGCGGACGGAGGCAGGCGTGGACGTCACCGAGTGGGCCATTGCGCTGATGGAGCTCCTCGGCGGTCCCGGCACTCTGCTGGTGATCGCCGCCGAAGCACTCTTCCCGCCGGTCCCCGGGGAAATCCTGCTGCCCTTCGCGGGAGTCTCCGCGGCGGAGAACGGGCAGCATGTGCTGGTCCCGATCCTGTGGACCACGGCCGGGTCCGTGCTCGGCGGGCTCGGGGTGTACACCGTCGGCCGCGCTCTCGGGCTCCACCGCACTCGCGCGCTCATCCGCCGGATCCCGCTGCTGGAGCAGGAGGACGTCGACGCGGCGCTGGGATTCTTCGCGCGCTACGGGTTCCCGGCGGTCGCGATCGCCCGCTTCGTCCCCATGGTGCGCACCTTCATCTCGATCCCAGCCGGCATCGAGAGGATGCCCGTAGGCCTGTTCGCCCTGGCCACGGGGCTGGGCTCGGGGATCTGGAATGCGGTGTTCGTGATCGCCGGCTACTGGTTCGGGCTCTCCGGCGGGGAGCTGCTCGAGGGCTTCGTGCGGATCTACTCCCTGCTGGTCGCGGCTCTGGGGGTCCTCGCCGCGATCGGGTTCGTGACCCGGCGCCTGCGCGCTCGACGGTCGCGCGCGGCGACGGGCGACCGGTGAGCTCCCCGCCGCCACGAGCCGGGAACCGGGACCGGCGGCGCAGGTCGAAGTGGGGGCCCGGCGCACGGCATCGGTGGGGTACGGCGCGACACACACTGCACCGGACGCACGATGCACGGCACGGCCCCCATGGCACGGTCGGTTCGCGAAGGGCCGAGCGGCCAGCGCACCGGGACGCGGCCCGCAGCGCCTACGCTCGAGGAATGAGCAGCGAGGTGCAGCCTGGCTCGGAACCGGCACGCGCAGACGTGGCGGCCGACGTCGGCCGCTGGTTCTCCACGGCCACCACGGCACCGCTGGACGGACCGGGCCCGACCCGCGGCGGCCCGCGGATGACGGCCTGGGGCCCGATGCTCGGTGCCGAGTACGGGCGCCGCAGTCCGCAGGACGAGGTCGCCGACGCCCTCGAGCTGCTGGCCGGTCGCCGGGTGGCGGTCCTGACCGGTGCGGGCATGTCCACGGGGTCGGGCCTGCCGGACTACCGCGGGCGCGACGCCGTGCCCCGCTCCCCCATGACCTACCAGGAGTTCATGGGCCATGACCTGGCCCGGCGCCGCTATTGGGCGCGCTCCACCGTCGGCTGGGAGCAGTTCCACCGGGCCCGTCCCGGCCGCGCCCACCGCCTGCTGGCGGCCCTCGGCGAGTCCACCTTCTCCACCACCGCGGTGATCACCCAGAACGTCGACGGGCTGCACCAGGCCGCCGGGTCCGCACCGGTGATCGACCTGCACGGCCGTCTCGACCGGGTGCGCTGCCAGCGCTGCGACGCCCTCTCCTCCCGCGCCGCCCTGCATTCCCGGATGCTCGCCATGAACCCCGAGCTCGCCGCCCGGTTGCCGGATCTCGCCGCCGACGCCGCCCAAGCACCCGACGGGGACGCCGAGGTGGACCGCACCAGCTCCTTCCGGTATCCGCCGTGCCCGCTGTGCGGGGGGATCCTCAAGCCCGACGTGGTGTTCTTCGGGGAGTCCGCCCGGCGCGAGGTCGTGGCCAGCGCCTACGCCGCCGTCGAGGGCGCGGAGGTGCTGCTGGTGCTCGGCTCGAGCCTGACCGTGCAGTCCGGGCTGCGGTTCGTGCGGGCAGCGGGACGGCGGCGCACACCGGTGGTGATCCTCAACGACGGGCCCACCCGCGCCGACCCCGACGCCACGCTGCGCCTGCACGGGCGCCTCGAGGACGTGCTGGCGGCGTGGGTGCCCGCGGAGAACTGAACGCGGCCTCACCCCACCGGATCGACGGACCTGGCGCCCCGGGACAGCGGGCCGCCTCAGCGGGTGACGAAAGGACGAGCCGGCCGGTCCGGTGCCGCCCCGGGCGCCCCTCGGACTTTCTCACCCCTCCGGCGGGGCCGTGACCCACGCGGCGTAGCCGCCGGCGAGATGGCGCAGGTGGCCCTCGCGACCGCTCCACGCCGGGCGCAGATGCTCCAGCGCCTGCGCAGAGCGCACTCCGCCCTGGCAGTACAGGACCACCTCGCCGCCGCCGACCCCGCCGGGCAGCACCTCGGCGCCGCGGGCGAGGACCTCGCCGAGCGGGATGGTCAGCGCGCCGTCGATGGTGCCGGCCGCGGTCTCCCATGGCTCGCGCACGTCGATCAGCGTGACGCCCGTGGGCAGCAGGTGACGCAGGGCGGGCACGTCCACGGTCTCGTCGGCCGTCGGTCCGCCCACGCGACCGGAGGGATCCGCGGCGGCCGGCACCTCGACCTTCGTCGCCGGCGCCCGCTCGGGGTCGCGTTCGATCCGCAGCGAACGGGTCGAGCTGGTGGCCTCGTCCCACAGCGCGAGGGTGCCGACGAGGGGTTCACCGGTGCCGGTGACCACCTGGATCACCTGGGAGGCCATGATCGTGCCGAGCACACCGGGCAGGGTCCCCAGCACGCCGGCCTCGGCGCAGGACGGCGCCTCGCCCGGAGCCGGGGGCTCGGGGAACACGTCGCGGTAGTGGGCGCCGCGACCCGGCCAGAACACGCTGACCTGGCCGTGGTGGCGCAGGATGGCGCCCCACACGACGGGCACGCCGGTGATCTCGCTGGCGTCGGCCACGAGGTAGCGGGTCGTGAAATTGTCCGCCCCGTCGAGCACCAGGTCGTAGCCGCGCACGAGGTCGACGACGTTCTCGGCGGTCAGTCGCACGCGGTGGGTTTCGACCATGACCTCGGGGTTCAGGTGGCGCACAGCGGCGGCAGCGGAGTCGACCTTCGGCGCCCCCAGCACGTCGGTGCCGTGGATGACCTGGCGGTGCAGGTTCGAGAGGTCCACGACGTCGTCGTCGACGATGCCGAGGGTGCCGATGCCGGCCCCCGCGAGGTACTGCAGCGCGGGGGTGCCCAATCCTCCGGCGCCGACGACGAGCACGCGGGCGGCGCCGAGCCGTCGCTGGCCGAGCGTGCCGATCGCGGCGAGAGTGATCTGGCGGCGGTAGCGGTCGATCTGGGCGGGCGTCAGCTCGGGGCCGGGATCGACCAGCGGGGGGAGGGTCACGACGCTGCCCCCTCGTCCCCCTGGCCGCCCGCGGAGGTCGCGGCGGGGAGTGCGACGACCTCCACGGCGAGCGCACGCACCTCCTCGGCGCGGCGCAGCACCTTGCCGGCGCCGGAGACATCGGCCGGGGAGCCGACTGACGGGGCATGCAGGTCCCGGGAGCCGAGGCCGGCTGGGAGATCGAGGACCTCGCCCGCGGCCGAGACGGCAGTCACGCGGGGCGAGCTCCCGGAAGCTCCGTCGCGGGCCGGCGACGGGGTCCTTGCAGCGGGGCGCGGGGTCATGATCCGACAGTATCGGGCGCGCGGAGGGCCCGCGAGGAGCCGGAATGCAGTCCGACGGTTTCGGGCGCGGGGGACCCGCGAGAAGCGGCGACGGAGCACGGCGAGTGCGGGACGCGCTCCATGGCGGACAATGGGGAGGCACCGCCGACCGCGAAGGAGTCGATCCCGATGACCACCGCTGCTCCCGTCCTCGATCTCAATGCCGACCTCGGGGAGGGCTTCGGCGACTGGTCGATGGGCGACGATGCGGCGATGCTCGAGATGGTGACCACCGCGAACGTCGCCTGCGGGGGTCACGCCGGGGACGGTGGCACGATGCGGGCCGCGGCCCGGGAAGCCGCCGCCCGGGACGTCGCGCTCACTGCGCACGTCGCGTATCCGGACCTGAGCGGATTCGGACGGCGCTTCCTCGACATCGCGCCCGCCGACCTCACCGACCTGGTGATCGTGCAGGTCGGGGGGCTGCAGGCGATGGCCGCCGCGGAGGGCACGACGGTGCGCGGCGTCAAGCCGCACGGCGCCCTCTACAACGCCCTGGCCCGTCACGAGGGGCAGGCCGGCGCGGTGGTGCGGGCCCTGCGCGAGCTCGGCGGGCAGCTGTCTCTGGTCGCTGCGCCGGGCGCCGTCGTCGTCGACCGGGCGCGCGAGGCCGGGATCGACGTCGTGCTCGAAGGATTCGCCGATCGCGCCTACCTCCCCGACGGCACCCTCACCCCGCGCACCCGTCCCGGCGCCGTGCTCACCGACCCCGAGGCAGTGACCGCCCAGGCGCTCTCGATCGCGACCGAGCAGCGGGTGCGCGCGACCGACGGGACCTGGGTGGATCTGCCGGCCCGGACGCTGTGCCTGCACGGGGACACTCCGGGAGCGGTCGACCTCGCCCGTGCCGTCCGCTCCGGCCTGCAGGCGGCAGGCGTGCGGCTGGAGGCGGCGCTGTGACCGGCGCTCCCGAGCCCGAGAATCAGCTGCCGCCGCCGCTGCGGATCCATCGCGCCGGGGAGTCCGCCCTGGTGGCGGAGTACCCCGACACCTCCTCCGTGCTCGCCGCCGCGACAGCGGTCCGCGCGCTGGCCCTCCCCCACCTGGTCGACCTGGTCCCTGCCGAGCGCACCCTGCTGCTGGCCGGCAACGCTCCCCGCGACCTCGCCGAGCTCGCCGACCTGCTGCGGAACCTGCCCGTGACCGCTGCGGAACCGGCCGGCGCAGGTGAGGAGACCCTCGCGGTGACCTACGACGGCGAGGACCTCACCGAGGCGGCCGAGCTGCTCGGACTGAGCACGGACGCCCTGATCACGGCCCACACCGGTGCCCTCTGGACCGTGGCCTTCGGGGGTTTCGCCCCGGGCTTCCCCTATCTCGTCGCCGAGGGCGATGAGGCGGCTCCGGAGGCTCCTCCGTGGGACGTGCCACGCCGCGCCGAACCGCGCACCGCGGTCCCGGCCGGCGCCGTCGGCCTCGCCTCCCGCTACTGCGGCATCTACCCGCGCTCCTCCCCGGGCGGCTGGCAGCTGATCGGCCGCACCGAGGCAGAGCTGTTCGACGTCACCCACACCCCGCCGGCGCTGCTGGGGCCAGGCACCCGCGTGCGCTTCACGGCCCAGCGGCCCTCCGCCCGGCTCTCCAGCAGCTCCAGTGCCCTGGCCCGGGCGCGACGCGAGGCCGGCGCCGTCTCCGAACGCCTCGCCCGGCGCCGGCGGCAGGCCGCCGTCTCCACCGCCCGCACCACGGCTGCGCTCGAGGTCCTCTCCCCCGGGCCGCTCCTCCTGCTGCAGGACGGCGGGCGACCCGGCCACGGCGCGATCGGCGTGAGCCCGTCGGGCGCCGCCGACCGCGGAGCCCTGGTGCGTGCCGATCTCGCCGTCGGCAATCCCACCCACGCCGCGGCGCTCGAAGCGCTGGTCGGGCCGCTGCGCCTGCGCGCTCTCGCCCCCACCGTCGTGGCCGTGTCCGGGGCGGAGGCCCCGCTCACGGTGCAGCGCTCCGACCCGGAGACCGCCGAGATCGCCGTGCCGGCCGGGCACGGGCGCGAGGTGCCGCTCGCGCTCGACCCCGGCGACGAGCTCGAGCTGGGTCCGGCCGTCCGGGGTCTGCGGTTGGTCCTCGCGGTGCGCGGCGGGATCCGCGGGGTGCGACGCAGCCCGCGGGACGACGGGACGGAGACTCCCGGCGGTTCCCCGGAGGCGGAGGGATCGTCCGACGCCCCCGTGCTCGGATCGCTGTCCCGCGACACCCTGTCGGGCCTGGGCCCGGCGCCGCTGCGAGCCGGGGACGTGCTGCTGGTGGGCGAGGAGCACGGCTTGGACGCCGTCCCCGCGACCTATGCCCCGGTCCACGACGACCCGCCCGAGGAGGACGAGGGCGACGCGTCTGCACCGGCACCGCTCGAGATCCCCGTCCACGCCGGCCCGCGCGACCAGCTGCTGGGCCGGGCCGCGATGGAGGCCCTGCTCGGCGCGGACTGGACGGTGCGCTCGGATTCCGACCGGGTCGGGGTGCGTCTGGACGGGCCTGCCCTGCCTGTGCCCGAGGGTGCCGGGGCGCTGCCCAGTGAGGCGATGGTGCCCGGCGCGATCCAGGTCCCGCCGTCGGGCCTGCCCGTGGTGTTCGGCTCCGACCACCCCACCACCGGCGGGTATCCCGTCATCGGTGTCGTCGCCCACCCGAGCCTCGACCTGCTCGCGCAGGCCGCCCCCGGGTCGACGGTCCGGTTCGACCTGGTCGACGGATCCTCGGACTGACCCCGTCGGGTCCGCGCCGAGGTGCCACGATGGGTGCATGCCCCGACTGCTGCCGGACCCTGTCTACTTCGCGACCCTGCCTACGGTGATCAGCTCCAGCGCGGTCATCCTGCGTGATGAGCAGGGTCGCTTCGTGGTCGAGGACCCGAACTATCGCGACCACTGGCTGCTTCCCGGAGGCGGGGTCGACCCCGGGGAGGATCCCCGGCAGTGCGCACAGCGGGAGGTCGCCGAGGAGCTCGGGCTCGACCTCGAGATCGGGCGCCTGCTGGCGATCGACTGGATGCCCTCCAGCGCGGTGCGCAGCGCCCCGATGGGCGTGCACTTCGTGTTCGACGCCGGGATGATCCCGCGCGCCGAGCTCGAGGCGCGGATCGTCCCGCAGGCCGCGGAGCTGGACGGCTGGGCACTGATCGACGAGGCCGACGCCGAGATCCTCTCCCCGTGGGGCGGTGCACGGGCTCGGCGCGCGCTCGCGGTGCTGCGCGGCGAGGCGGAGCCTGACCTCACCGCCCACGCCCGCCGCTGAGCACGCGCCAGGATGCCCCCGCGGACGTCCCCACCCCTCCGGAGCTGACCATGAACCCCACCGCCTCGCCTGCTGGGTCCCCCGACTCATCGACCACCACCGCGCACACGCTGACCCGGTCCCAGCGCCTCGACCGCCTGCCGTTCACCCGCAAGCACGGGAAGCTGCTGGGCGCCTCGGGCATCGGGTGGGCGCTGGATGCCATGGACGTCGGACTGATCTCCTTCGTCATCGCCGCGCTCAGCGTGCACTGGGGCATCTCGAAGGGTGACGGGTCGCTGATCGCCTCGGCCGGCTTCGCGGGCATGGCGATCGGTGCGAGCGTGGGCGGGCTGCTGGCCGACCGGATCGGTCGCCGCAGCGTCTTCGCCCTCACCCTGCTGGTGTACGGCCTGGCCACGGGCGCCTCGGCGCTGGCCATGGGCGTGGGGGCGCTGATCGTGCTGCGGTTCGTGGTGGGGCTCGGCCTGGGGGCGGAGCTGCCGGTGGCCTCCACCCTCATGAGCGAGTTCGCCCCCGCCCGGATCCGCGGACGCGTGATCGTCTGGCTCGAGGCGTTCTGGGCGCTGGGCTGGATCCTCGCCGCGGTGATCGGCACCTTCGTCGCCGCCTCGGGGCCGACGGGCTGGCGCTGGGCACTCGCCGTCGGCCTCGTCCCCGCCGCGTACTCGCTGGTCATCCGGCTGGGGATGCCGGAGTCCGTGCGGTATCTCGAACGGGCCGGCCGACATCAGCAGGCCGAGACGGTGGTGCGCGACTTCGAGCTCAGCGCGGGCGTGACCGTCCCGGGCGGTGAGTTCGCAGGAACCGCGGCCACCGGCAGCGAGTCCGCGGGGCCCGCCTCCGACGCCTCGGCTCCCGTCGACCCCGCTGCCGTCGGGACGGTGCCCGCAGCGGACGACGTGCGGACCGACGGCGGCATCTGGTCGCGGGCGTTGCGCCGGCGGACCCTGGGGCTGTGGGCCGTGTGGTTCTGCATCAACCTGGCCTATTACGGGGCCTTCATCTGGATCCCGACGTTGCTGGTGGACCGCGGGTTCACTCTCACCCAGTCCTTCGCCTTCACGCTGATCATCACGCTCGCGCAGATCCCCGGCTACGCCACCGCGGCGTGGCTGATCGAGATCCTGGGCCGCCGCTGGACCCTGACCCTCTTCCTGGGCGGGTCCGCGCTCGCCGCCACCGGGTACGGCCTGGCCGACAGCGAGACCATGATCCTGGCCGCCGGCTGCCTGCTGAGCTTCTTCAACCTCGGCGCCTGGGGCGCCCTGTACGCGATCGGGCCCGAGCTGTATCCGACCGCGGTGCGCGGCACCGGCACCGGTGCGGCCGCCGCCTTCGGTCGCCTCGCCTCCATGCTCGCGCCGTTCCTGGTGCCGATCCTGGTGGCCACAGGTGGCCAGGCGCTGGCCTTCGGGGCTTTCGCGATCGCCTTCGCCCTCGCCGCAGCGGCCGCCTTCACCCTCCCCGAGCAGCGCGGCCGCGCCCTGGCGGAGTAGGCGGGCGGGCCAGGCGTGCGGGTCGGGCGGACTCCGGCGACGCAGGCGGCGGCAGGTTCACGTCCCACCGCAGCCGGTGGGGCCGCTCGCAGTACGTCGATCAGGACTTGTCGAGCGACCCGTCGTAGGCGCAGATCGCATCGACCTTGTCGGCCGAGGAGGAGTTCGGGTCGAACTCGAGGTCGAGCCACACCTTCACGAGCTCCTTGGCCAGCTCGAGGCCGACCACGCGCTCGCCCATGCACAGCACCTGCGCGTTGTTGGAGAGCACGGAGCGCTGCACGGAGTAGAGGTCGTCCGCGGTCACGGCGCGGACCCCGGAGACCTTGTTGGCCGCGATCGCGACGCCCAGGCCGGTGCCGCAGATCAGCAGTGCGCGGTCCGCGTCGCCGGCGGCGATCTTCTCCGCGGCCTCGACGGCCACGTTCGGGTAGTAGGTGCCGTCCTCGCGGCCGGTCACGCCGACGTCGATGACCTCGTCGACGCGGGAGTCGGACTCCAGCAGTTCCTTCAGCGCGCTCTTGTGTCCGAATCCGGCGTTGTCCGATCCGGTGACGATCTTCCAGCCCATGTCTGCTCCTTCGTGGTGAGGTATGAGGTCGAGAGGTGAGGTGTGAGGTCGAGGGACGAGGTGGTACGCGGTACGAGGTCGGGGCGTCGAACGGGCCGGCCGAGGCTCCCGCGGACGCGGTCGTCTCGCTCCCTGCCCACCCCCAGTACAACGCCGCAGGACGGCGAACTGTTCCGGCGGCGCGGCTCCCCGACCGATCGGTGCCGTCCGTTCGACGGCGCTCGGAGGCCGAGCCTGGAGGACCGGGCCCCGCGGCCACCTCCTCGTCCTTCAGGCGGACAGCTGCCGGCCGAGCAGGGTGACGATCTTCGAGAAGGAGATCGCCCCCGGGTCGGGCGTGCCCACGGACTTGTCGCCGTGGTTACGGGCGCGGCCCTTGTGGGCCACGATATCGGCCGTGGCCTCGGCGGCCGCGCTCGCCTTCTCCGCGGCGGTGACGATGGCCTCGCCGGCAGCGCCGTCCGCCCCGGCCAGGCTCTCCCGGAAGGGCACCGCGGCGCAGACCATGGTCTTGTCGCCCGGCTTCGCTCCGCCCAGCCGCTCGATGGCCTCGACGGCCTGGACGAGGGCCGTGACGACCTGTTCGTCGGTGACCTTCTCCTGATCGGAGAAGGCACTGCCCACGCTGGTCAGCGCTGCGCCCCAGAGGGCTCCGGAGGTGCCGCCGGCCTCGGCGGACCAGGACGCCCCGGCCTGCACGAGCACGGTGCGTGCCCCGGCACCGGCCTCGGCGGCGCGCTGCGCGGTGGAGTGCGCCGCGCGGATGCCGAGCACCATGCCCTGGCCGTGGTCACCGTCGCCGGCGATGGCGTCCATCCGGCCCAGCTCGGGCTCGAGCTCCTCGAGCAGCGACTCGATCTCACCGAGGAGCTCGGTGATGCGGGCGGCGCCGGCGCGGGAGTCCTCGGAGGCCTCGGGGATCGGGTCCTCGCCCGGGGCGTACACCTCGCCGCGGGTCGTGCCGAGATCACCCTGGACGCTGCCGCCACGGCGGAAGGCCGGGGTGTCGGCCGGGGCCAGCCAGTGCTGCTCGAGCTCGTCGTCCAGACGCATCACCGTCAGCGACAGACCCGCCATGTCGAGGCTGGTCACGTGCTCGCCCACCTCAGGACGCACCACGGTGAGCCCCGCCTCGGCCAGGAGCGCCGCGACGTGCTTCCACACGACGAACATCTCCTCGTACTTCACGGTGCCGAGGCCGTTGAGCACCACCGCCGCTCGCGTCGAGTCGAGCTCCGGCGTCTCCTTCAGGACCCCGTCGACCAGGATCTTCGCGAGCTCCTCGGCCGAGGGCATGGGCTTCTCGTCGATGCCCGGCTCTCCGTGGATGCCCAGGCCGATCGCCATCGTCCCCTCGGGGACGTGGAACAGGGCGTCCTCGGCCCCGGGCAGCGTGCAGCCGTCGAAGGCGACCCCGAGCGAGCGGGTGGCGTCGTTGGCCTTCCAGGCCAGGCGCTCGGCCTCCTCGAGGTCGGCGCCGGACTGGATGGCGGCGCCGGCGATCTTGAACACCGGCAGGTCACCGGCGATACCGCGCCGGTCACGGTGCTGGCCCTTCTCCCCGGAGGCCACGTCGTCGCTGACCGCGACGATGCGCACGTCGATGCCCTCGGCGCGCAGCTTCTCGGCGGCGACCCCGAAGTGCAGGACGTCCCCGGCGTAGTTCCCGAAGCCGAGGATCACGCCGCCGCCGTTCTCCGCGTTGCGGGCGACCGAGTAGACCTGGTCGGCCGACGGGGAGGAGAAGATGTTGCCGCACGGCGCGCCGTGGGCGAAGCCGGGGCCGACCCAGCCGGCGAAGGCCGGGTAGTGGCCGGAGCCGCCGCCGACCACGAGCGCCGGCTGCCCCGTCGGCGTGGCGTCCTTGCGCACGACCCCGCCGTGGACCTGCAGCAGCTCCTCGGGGTGGGCGGCCACGAGGCCCTCCACGGCGTCGGCGGGGAAGGACTTCGGATCATCGAACAGGTAGGTCATCGCACGTCTCTCTCGAAGGCGGGGTGAGGGGGTCGGACGGATGGACGGGTCACGCCGGTCGCGTCGGGCTGTCCGCGGGGCTGTCGGCGCCATGGACCACGGGGCCGTGCAGCCGCGGCTGGTGGACCTTCAGGAAGAAGGTCATCGCGAAGGCGCAGGCGTACAGCAGCACGAACACCCAGACCACACCGACGTTACCGCCCCAGGGCCGCACGATCGCCACGACCGCCGAGCCGAGGAAGGTGGCGCCGCCGGCGGCGGTGGTGTACATCGCCATCGCGGCGCCGGTGTGCTTCGGGGCGATGGCCGGCATGATCGCCCCGAGCGGGACGAAGCCGGCCAGCAGGATGCCGAAGACCGTGCCGGCGGCGACGGAGACGACGAAGCCCCAGTCCGAGCCGGCCGGGACCATGTGGGGCACGTACCACCACAGCAGCAGGCCGATCGCGGAGCCGACGATCCCGAACCAGCGCACGGTCCGCACCCAGCCGACCTTGTCGCCGAGCGCGCCGAAGGCGGCGTTGAACAGGATGTTGCCTGCGTAGACGACGCTGGTCATGATCAGCCAACGGGACTGGCCCCAGCCCAGCTGCACCGCGATCACGTTGGGCAGGATGATGAACATGCCGAACTCGGGCGCGGTGTTGATCAGCCGGGTCAGGAAGCCCATGGCGATCCGCTTGTTGGTGAAGGTCAGGCGCAAGCCGGAGGAGAGGACCGCGCCGGCGGTCTCCCCCTCGGGGGCCAGACGGATCGAGCCGTGGCGCTCCTTCACCCCGAACCAGGCGATGCAGAAGCCGATCGCGACGATGACGGCGGAGGCGATCATGGTCCACGTCTCGCCGGAGAAGCCGCCGCCGAAGCGCGGGATCATGAAGACGGCCACGAGCGAGCCCAGGGTGGGCAGGCCGCCGGTGAACATGACGTAGAACCAGCCGACGGCGGTGCCGTTGCGTCGTTTGTCCACGACGGCGTTGATCCACACCAGGAAGGCGAAGGCGAACAGCGGGAAGCCGAAGCCGCGCAGGAAGTAGGCGGCCCCGACCAGGAAGGCGGAGTCGGTCCCCAGCGCCAGGAGGAAGGCGATCTCGAAGACGACCCAGACGGCGAAGCCGAGGGCCATCACGCGGCGCGGCCCCCACAGGTCCGACAGCGCACCGGCGAGATAGGAGCCCACCAGCACCGCGAGGCTGTACATCGTGATGATGGTGGCGGCGAGGTTGATCATGTCATCGCCGCCGCCGAAGGCCTTGGCGATGTGCGGGGAGACGAAGTTGGACTCGACGCCGTTGCCGGTCATGAAGACCAGCACGCCGAGGAAACCCCAACGCAGGGCGTGGGGGAAGCCGAGGCGGTCCAGGAGCGGCTCTCTGGCCCCCGTCCCGGGAGCGGGGACCGGGCCGGTCGTGTTCGGTACCGAACTCATACAGGACACTCCTTCGTGCGGGGGCGGTCGGCGGTCGGCGGTCGACCTTCACAGCTGACCGATCCCGAGGTGTCCCGCGGTCGGTCGGGATGACCATAGGCCCCGGGCCGAACATTCGTCAAGCACAAATGTGCCGCACGAGCGTGATCACTGCCTCACCGATGAGCATGCACCGATCGGCCGACGGACGAGGGGCCGAGAACCGCACCGGTCCTCGGCCCTCACCTCGCCGCCCCGCCGGGGAGATCGCTCACTCGGTGTAGGTGAACGGCGCCGTCATCTTGTCGATGTTCTCCTCCGTGATGAGGATGCAGTCCAGTGCCTGCTTCTCCTGCTCGGGTTCGGTGCCGTTGCGCAGGAAGTCGTCGGCCAGCTCGATCACCAGCTCCGCGAACTGCGCCACGGGCTGCAGCACCGTGTAGGCGAGGTCGCCGTTCTTGATCGCCTCGATCGCGTCCGGGGAGCCGTCGAAGCCTCCTACGAGGATGTTCTCCAGCGCCCCCGCCT from Brachybacterium sacelli includes the following:
- a CDS encoding DedA family protein; protein product: MDVTEWAIALMELLGGPGTLLVIAAEALFPPVPGEILLPFAGVSAAENGQHVLVPILWTTAGSVLGGLGVYTVGRALGLHRTRALIRRIPLLEQEDVDAALGFFARYGFPAVAIARFVPMVRTFISIPAGIERMPVGLFALATGLGSGIWNAVFVIAGYWFGLSGGELLEGFVRIYSLLVAALGVLAAIGFVTRRLRARRSRAATGDR
- a CDS encoding NAD-dependent protein deacetylase — protein: MSSEVQPGSEPARADVAADVGRWFSTATTAPLDGPGPTRGGPRMTAWGPMLGAEYGRRSPQDEVADALELLAGRRVAVLTGAGMSTGSGLPDYRGRDAVPRSPMTYQEFMGHDLARRRYWARSTVGWEQFHRARPGRAHRLLAALGESTFSTTAVITQNVDGLHQAAGSAPVIDLHGRLDRVRCQRCDALSSRAALHSRMLAMNPELAARLPDLAADAAQAPDGDAEVDRTSSFRYPPCPLCGGILKPDVVFFGESARREVVASAYAAVEGAEVLLVLGSSLTVQSGLRFVRAAGRRRTPVVILNDGPTRADPDATLRLHGRLEDVLAAWVPAEN
- a CDS encoding ThiF family adenylyltransferase translates to MTLPPLVDPGPELTPAQIDRYRRQITLAAIGTLGQRRLGAARVLVVGAGGLGTPALQYLAGAGIGTLGIVDDDVVDLSNLHRQVIHGTDVLGAPKVDSAAAAVRHLNPEVMVETHRVRLTAENVVDLVRGYDLVLDGADNFTTRYLVADASEITGVPVVWGAILRHHGQVSVFWPGRGAHYRDVFPEPPAPGEAPSCAEAGVLGTLPGVLGTIMASQVIQVVTGTGEPLVGTLALWDEATSSTRSLRIERDPERAPATKVEVPAAADPSGRVGGPTADETVDVPALRHLLPTGVTLIDVREPWETAAGTIDGALTIPLGEVLARGAEVLPGGVGGGEVVLYCQGGVRSAQALEHLRPAWSGREGHLRHLAGGYAAWVTAPPEG
- a CDS encoding LamB/YcsF family protein; translated protein: MTTAAPVLDLNADLGEGFGDWSMGDDAAMLEMVTTANVACGGHAGDGGTMRAAAREAAARDVALTAHVAYPDLSGFGRRFLDIAPADLTDLVIVQVGGLQAMAAAEGTTVRGVKPHGALYNALARHEGQAGAVVRALRELGGQLSLVAAPGAVVVDRAREAGIDVVLEGFADRAYLPDGTLTPRTRPGAVLTDPEAVTAQALSIATEQRVRATDGTWVDLPARTLCLHGDTPGAVDLARAVRSGLQAAGVRLEAAL
- a CDS encoding carboxyltransferase domain-containing protein; amino-acid sequence: MTGAPEPENQLPPPLRIHRAGESALVAEYPDTSSVLAAATAVRALALPHLVDLVPAERTLLLAGNAPRDLAELADLLRNLPVTAAEPAGAGEETLAVTYDGEDLTEAAELLGLSTDALITAHTGALWTVAFGGFAPGFPYLVAEGDEAAPEAPPWDVPRRAEPRTAVPAGAVGLASRYCGIYPRSSPGGWQLIGRTEAELFDVTHTPPALLGPGTRVRFTAQRPSARLSSSSSALARARREAGAVSERLARRRRQAAVSTARTTAALEVLSPGPLLLLQDGGRPGHGAIGVSPSGAADRGALVRADLAVGNPTHAAALEALVGPLRLRALAPTVVAVSGAEAPLTVQRSDPETAEIAVPAGHGREVPLALDPGDELELGPAVRGLRLVLAVRGGIRGVRRSPRDDGTETPGGSPEAEGSSDAPVLGSLSRDTLSGLGPAPLRAGDVLLVGEEHGLDAVPATYAPVHDDPPEEDEGDASAPAPLEIPVHAGPRDQLLGRAAMEALLGADWTVRSDSDRVGVRLDGPALPVPEGAGALPSEAMVPGAIQVPPSGLPVVFGSDHPTTGGYPVIGVVAHPSLDLLAQAAPGSTVRFDLVDGSSD
- a CDS encoding NUDIX domain-containing protein, with the translated sequence MPRLLPDPVYFATLPTVISSSAVILRDEQGRFVVEDPNYRDHWLLPGGGVDPGEDPRQCAQREVAEELGLDLEIGRLLAIDWMPSSAVRSAPMGVHFVFDAGMIPRAELEARIVPQAAELDGWALIDEADAEILSPWGGARARRALAVLRGEAEPDLTAHARR
- a CDS encoding MFS transporter; this encodes MNPTASPAGSPDSSTTTAHTLTRSQRLDRLPFTRKHGKLLGASGIGWALDAMDVGLISFVIAALSVHWGISKGDGSLIASAGFAGMAIGASVGGLLADRIGRRSVFALTLLVYGLATGASALAMGVGALIVLRFVVGLGLGAELPVASTLMSEFAPARIRGRVIVWLEAFWALGWILAAVIGTFVAASGPTGWRWALAVGLVPAAYSLVIRLGMPESVRYLERAGRHQQAETVVRDFELSAGVTVPGGEFAGTAATGSESAGPASDASAPVDPAAVGTVPAADDVRTDGGIWSRALRRRTLGLWAVWFCINLAYYGAFIWIPTLLVDRGFTLTQSFAFTLIITLAQIPGYATAAWLIEILGRRWTLTLFLGGSALAATGYGLADSETMILAAGCLLSFFNLGAWGALYAIGPELYPTAVRGTGTGAAAAFGRLASMLAPFLVPILVATGGQALAFGAFAIAFALAAAAAFTLPEQRGRALAE
- a CDS encoding ribose-5-phosphate isomerase, which produces MGWKIVTGSDNAGFGHKSALKELLESDSRVDEVIDVGVTGREDGTYYPNVAVEAAEKIAAGDADRALLICGTGLGVAIAANKVSGVRAVTADDLYSVQRSVLSNNAQVLCMGERVVGLELAKELVKVWLDLEFDPNSSSADKVDAICAYDGSLDKS